The nucleotide window CTTCATAAGAGCGGTTTACTTCAATCATCTCAACCATTTCAGTAACGACACTAACATTAGAAGCTTCTAAATAACCTTGGAGAAGGTTCGGTTCTTCTTCCAAAAGAAAAGGTCTTGGTTCACCTGACTCAGGAGTATCATTATAGAAGGAGTCCCCTTCTTTATCCAAGTGACGAGGATTTTCTACAGTACGTATCTTGATACGATCTAAAAGAACAGGAGTTTCAAATCTATTTTTGTCCGCACCAACGGAATTACGAGGATCATTACCTATCTCGCCGTTGATCCAAACTTCTCCATTCTCTTTGATCAAAAAATTACCACGAGCAACTTTGATCGGGCCATTCTCACCCATCAAAGGAAAACCTTGAGGAGTCACCAAGTAACCGTTCGTATCCAAAACGAATGCACCTGAGCGAGAAAGTCTTTCCCCTCTATTAGTTAACACGCTAAAAAATGCAGGATGTTCAGTGCCGGGTCTATCTTGTAGCATCATGTCGAAAGGATTGTCTGTCTTCTTCACAGCACCTTGTTCGAATCTTGTATAAATTTCATTTACCTCGGCGCCTAACCCGAGTTTGCCGACCACAGGAGCAGTGTCGAACGAGCCCATAGGCACTTTGCCCACGCCGTCTTCGCTGAATCTATGGATCAAAAGTTCAGGAAAAGTTTTGAACAACGTTGTGTCCCTTTTGAATGCAGTCTTGTCCACGTTCGCAAGATTGTTTGAGATCACGTCCATGCGTGTCTGCTGCACGATCATCCCGTTGGATCCTGTGTACATTCCTCTTAACATTCTTCTTTCTCCTGCTCCTTTTAAGGATCGGAATTTTTTAAAGATCCCATTACGCTTTTGAAGACATAAAAAGAAAAAATAAGAAGGAGTTCCTACCAACTTCAGAAATCGATTTCGGGGTTTGGCCGCCTCCCGCCCGATGGCGGGACCGGGCTGCTACGGGTTCGGCGAGTCCGCCTCATCCCACCTTCGGTGGGACAAGCCCTTCGCATCCCTTGCGGAACGCGGAACAGTGATTCAGAAAATCCCATTCCAAACGAGGTCGGCACGGAATCCAGAATCTACATTCCATCCCAAAAGCGCACAAACCTGGCTTGATAATTTGGAAATTTTCTGATATAGAGCCAGGAAGCAACCTCCCACGGGGCCCTCCTCCACCACCCAAACTCGGGCGGGGGCCGTCTTTGAAAAAATGTGTTCGATTAAAACCCAGTGTGGTACCCGAAGCAGCCGAAGAGTTCCTACTTCTTCTTGCCTTTCAAGGTGATAGATAAATTGCAATCTTCCAGGGTTTTGCCCGTTTTCGCGGTGAAATCTTTTTTAAGTTCAGAGAGTATCTTTTCTTGGAGTTTGGAATCCAAATCTATATCGAAAATTTCCCCAGTCTCTTCGTCGATCGCATGGTGATGATTTCCCAAATTAGAATCGTATAATGTAATCCCGGACTTCAATTCCAGAAGATGTACGATCCCCTTTTCAGAGAATAATTTCAGATTATTAAAAACGGTCGCCCGAGACGCATTCGGCATATGCTCATTTACCAGATGAAATACCTGGTCCGCTGTCAAATGTTGGGGCTCCGACAATAGAAGATTCGCCATTTGTAACCGTTGCACGGTCACATTGATCCCAGCCTCTTCTAATATCTTCTTAGTTCTCTCGTAAGAGTCCTTCATATCTTCAGATTACCACCCCGTC belongs to Leptospira dzoumogneensis and includes:
- a CDS encoding flagellar hook-basal body protein; translated protein: MLRGMYTGSNGMIVQQTRMDVISNNLANVDKTAFKRDTTLFKTFPELLIHRFSEDGVGKVPMGSFDTAPVVGKLGLGAEVNEIYTRFEQGAVKKTDNPFDMMLQDRPGTEHPAFFSVLTNRGERLSRSGAFVLDTNGYLVTPQGFPLMGENGPIKVARGNFLIKENGEVWINGEIGNDPRNSVGADKNRFETPVLLDRIKIRTVENPRHLDKEGDSFYNDTPESGEPRPFLLEEEPNLLQGYLEASNVSVVTEMVEMIEVNRSYEANQKTVQTQDQMLGKLLNDVLR
- the perRA gene encoding peroxide-responsive transcriptional repressor PerRA, which encodes MKDSYERTKKILEEAGINVTVQRLQMANLLLSEPQHLTADQVFHLVNEHMPNASRATVFNNLKLFSEKGIVHLLELKSGITLYDSNLGNHHHAIDEETGEIFDIDLDSKLQEKILSELKKDFTAKTGKTLEDCNLSITLKGKKK